One window from the genome of Saccharomyces mikatae IFO 1815 strain IFO1815 genome assembly, chromosome: 6 encodes:
- the SAM4 gene encoding S-adenosylmethionine-homocysteine S-methyltransferase SAM4, with protein sequence MARLPLKQLLADNPKKVLVLDGGQGTELENRGIKVANPVWSTIPFISESFWSDESSSSRKIVKEMFNDFLDAGAEILMTTTYQTSYKSVSENTPIKTLSEYNNLLTRIVDFSRGCIGEDKYLIGCIGPWGAHICREFTGDYGANPESIDFYQYFKPQLDNFNKNDNLDLIGFETIPNIHELKAILSWDESVLSKPFYIGLSVHEHGVLRDGTTMQEVAKVIKDLGDKINPNFSLLGINCVSFNQSPDILESLHQALPDMALLAYPNSGEVYDTEKKIWLPNSDKLNSWDAVVKRYISSGARIIGGCCRTSPKDIQEIFTAVKKYT encoded by the coding sequence ATGGCACGTCTTCCTCTAAAGCAGTTGTTGGCCGATAATCCTAAGAAGgttcttgttcttgatGGTGGTCAAGGAACAGAATTAGAGAATAGAGGTATCAAAGTTGCCAACCCTGTATGGTCAACCATTCCATTCATTAGTGAATCTTTTTGGTCCGATGAGTCATCTTCTAGCAGAAAAATTGTCAAAGAAATGTTCAACGATTTCTTGGATGCTGGTGCGGAGATATTAATGACTACAACATACCAAACAAGTTACAAGTCTGTTTCTGAAAATACGCCGATCAAGACTTTATCAGAATACAATAATCTATTGACCAGAATTGTCGATTTTTCTCGTGGTTGTATTGGCGAAGATAAATACTTGATTGGTTGTATTGGCCCATGGGGTGCTCATATTTGCCGCGAGTTTACAGGTGACTATGGTGCTAACCCGGAAAGTATTGACTTCTATCAGTATTTCAAACCTCAGTTGGACAACTTCAATAAGAATGATAACTTGGACCTTATTGGATTTGAAACCATTCCTAACATTCATGAATTGAAGGCCATTTTGTCTTGGGATGAGAGTGTTCTATCTAAACCCTTTTATATTGGTTTATCCGTTCACGAGCATGGTGTCTTGAGAGATGGTACTACCATGCAAGAAGTTGCAAAAGTTATCAAGGACTTGGGCGACAAAATAAATCCAAACTTTTCCCTCTTGGGTATTAACTGTGTTAGTTTCAACCAGTCCCCTGACATTCTTGAGTCTCTACATCAGGCTCTACCCGATATGGCCTTACTTGCTTATCCAAATAGTGGGGAAGTTTATGAcactgaaaaaaagatatggTTGCCAAATAGTGACAAACTAAACAGTTGGGATGCGGTAGTCAAGCGTTACATTAGCAGCGGTGCCCGTATCATCGGTGGTTGTTGTAGAACAAGTCCAAAAGACATCCAAGAGATT